The Fortiea contorta PCC 7126 genome has a segment encoding these proteins:
- a CDS encoding DUF2811 domain-containing protein, protein MNATVSIFTEIPETLHESLQNYLETHPDWDQNRVLTAALSLFLLQNGDSDRRAARVYLETLFHHS, encoded by the coding sequence ATGAACGCAACAGTTAGCATTTTTACGGAAATTCCCGAAACACTGCACGAATCTCTCCAGAACTACCTAGAAACCCATCCTGATTGGGATCAAAATCGAGTATTGACGGCGGCCCTATCATTATTTTTGCTGCAAAATGGAGACAGCGATCGCCGCGCTGCCCGTGTCTATCTGGAAACTTTGTTCCACCACAGCTAA
- a CDS encoding CPP1-like family protein: MSDQNPYEKLGVSEDASFDEIQDARNRLLEQHSGDAKRLEIIEVAYDAILMDRLRMRQEGKIKVPERIRFPELRVQSLPKESPTPREQSPAWLQRMIDKPTPTDVLLPGAWYIGLSTISIFYPATGDQVLQLALVVGVGISIYFLNRKEGKFGRAVLFTLIGLILGLVIGGLIAGWLLPQITFMSLTPNQFSTVLTFILLWLVSSFLR, encoded by the coding sequence ATGAGCGATCAAAATCCCTACGAAAAACTTGGGGTATCAGAAGATGCTAGCTTTGATGAGATTCAAGACGCTCGCAATCGTTTACTCGAGCAACATAGTGGCGATGCTAAACGTCTAGAAATAATTGAAGTGGCATACGACGCGATTTTAATGGATCGCTTACGGATGCGCCAGGAAGGTAAAATTAAAGTGCCTGAGCGTATTCGTTTCCCAGAGCTAAGAGTGCAATCACTCCCCAAAGAAAGTCCTACCCCCCGCGAGCAGTCTCCTGCATGGCTGCAAAGGATGATAGATAAACCAACACCTACGGACGTGCTTCTACCAGGTGCTTGGTACATTGGTTTGAGTACTATCAGTATATTTTACCCAGCAACCGGGGATCAAGTTTTACAACTGGCGCTGGTAGTTGGAGTAGGAATCAGCATTTATTTTCTCAACCGCAAAGAAGGTAAGTTTGGTAGAGCAGTTTTGTTCACCCTGATTGGACTGATACTAGGCTTAGTTATCGGGGGGCTAATTGCTGGTTGGTTGTTACCACAAATAACCTTTATGAGTCTGACGCCGAATCAGTTTTCTACGGTGTTGACGTTTATTTTGTTGTGGTTGGTTAGTAGTTTTCTGCGTTAA
- the kdpB gene encoding potassium-transporting ATPase subunit KdpB — MNQVVTTAKSKSPRSRGGDRRPSRKKAKINSKWLYLRAIKDAFLKLNPKDAVKNPVMFVVWMGTLITLSVTIDPNLFGPSQGKNPQLFNGLLTVILFFTVWFANFAEAMAEGRGKAQADALRSTKSETIAKKLAVDGSISEISSTSLRQGDTIYVVAGDIIPADGEVIMGVASVDESAITGESAPVLKESGSDVASSVTGGTRIISDELIIRITTDPGKGFIDRMIALVEGAERSKTPNEIALTVLLAVLSLVFLFVVTTLPAIAYYVDSPVSVSILVALLVALIPTTIGGLLSAIGIAGMDRVAQFNVIATSGRAVEACGDINTLILDKTGTITLGNRLAEEFIPVNGHSLEEIANVAWTASVFDDTPEGKSIVRLAENLGVKVDLDYNQAQGVEFSAKTRMSGTNLPGGREARKGAVGAIKGFVRSRNGHDTPELDAAYERVSQQGGTPLAVCLDHEVYGVIYLKDIVKPGIRERFDQLRRMGVRTIMLTGDNRITAAVIAKEAGVDDFIAEATPEDKISVIQREQAQGKLVAMTGDGTNDAPALAQANVGVAMNTGTQAAKEAANMVDLDSDPTKLIDIVTIGKQLLMTRGALTTFSLANDIAKYFAIIPVIFASANLQSLNIMQLTSTNSAVLSALIYNALIIPALIPLALQGVQFRPLTANQLLQRNILIYGLGGVIVPFIAIKLIDMLITAVGLT, encoded by the coding sequence ATGAATCAAGTTGTAACTACCGCCAAATCTAAATCTCCACGTTCTCGGGGAGGCGATCGCCGTCCATCCCGCAAAAAAGCGAAAATAAATAGCAAATGGCTCTACCTCAGAGCCATCAAAGATGCATTTCTCAAGCTTAATCCCAAAGATGCAGTCAAAAACCCGGTGATGTTTGTGGTTTGGATGGGAACACTCATCACTTTATCGGTAACAATTGACCCCAATCTGTTCGGCCCATCCCAGGGAAAGAACCCACAACTTTTCAACGGCTTGTTAACAGTAATTTTATTCTTCACCGTGTGGTTTGCCAATTTCGCCGAAGCCATGGCGGAAGGAAGAGGTAAAGCCCAAGCGGATGCATTGCGGTCAACAAAATCCGAGACAATCGCCAAAAAACTGGCAGTTGATGGTAGTATTAGCGAAATTTCTTCTACCAGTCTCAGACAAGGTGACACAATCTACGTCGTTGCTGGTGATATCATTCCTGCTGATGGTGAAGTGATTATGGGTGTCGCCTCAGTAGATGAATCAGCGATTACTGGGGAATCTGCGCCAGTTCTGAAAGAATCAGGTTCTGATGTTGCTAGTTCCGTCACCGGTGGGACTCGGATTATCTCCGATGAACTGATTATCCGCATCACTACTGACCCAGGTAAAGGTTTTATTGACCGGATGATTGCGTTAGTCGAAGGCGCAGAACGCAGTAAAACACCGAACGAAATCGCCCTGACGGTGTTATTAGCAGTTTTGAGTTTAGTATTTTTATTTGTGGTGACAACGTTACCAGCGATCGCCTACTATGTCGATAGTCCAGTCAGCGTCTCCATTTTAGTTGCTCTGTTGGTAGCCTTGATCCCCACAACCATCGGCGGGTTACTCAGTGCGATCGGGATTGCTGGTATGGATCGAGTCGCGCAATTTAATGTGATTGCTACTTCCGGACGAGCAGTGGAAGCCTGCGGAGATATTAACACCCTCATCCTCGACAAAACAGGTACAATAACCCTCGGTAATCGTCTAGCCGAGGAGTTTATCCCCGTCAACGGTCACTCTTTAGAAGAGATTGCCAATGTAGCTTGGACAGCTAGTGTGTTTGATGATACCCCAGAAGGCAAATCAATCGTCCGCCTAGCAGAAAATTTAGGCGTCAAAGTTGATCTCGATTACAACCAAGCCCAAGGTGTTGAATTCTCCGCCAAAACCCGCATGAGTGGGACAAACTTACCCGGTGGGCGCGAGGCCAGAAAAGGTGCAGTTGGTGCAATTAAAGGATTTGTTCGCTCCCGCAATGGACACGATACACCCGAATTAGACGCAGCTTATGAAAGAGTTTCTCAACAGGGAGGTACACCCCTAGCAGTTTGCTTAGATCACGAAGTCTACGGCGTCATTTATCTCAAAGATATTGTCAAACCCGGTATCCGCGAACGTTTTGACCAGTTGCGACGCATGGGAGTACGTACCATCATGCTGACTGGAGACAACCGCATTACCGCCGCAGTTATTGCTAAAGAAGCCGGGGTAGACGACTTCATCGCCGAAGCTACTCCAGAAGACAAAATCAGCGTCATCCAACGAGAACAAGCGCAAGGTAAATTAGTCGCCATGACGGGAGATGGGACTAACGATGCTCCCGCCCTCGCACAAGCAAATGTTGGCGTAGCAATGAATACAGGTACTCAAGCAGCAAAAGAAGCCGCTAACATGGTGGATTTGGATTCAGACCCCACAAAGCTGATTGATATCGTTACTATTGGTAAACAATTGCTCATGACTCGTGGAGCATTAACTACATTTTCTCTTGCGAATGATATTGCTAAATACTTTGCCATTATTCCAGTAATTTTTGCCTCCGCAAACTTGCAAAGTCTCAATATCATGCAGTTAACCAGTACTAATTCCGCCGTGTTATCAGCATTGATTTACAACGCCTTGATTATCCCTGCTTTAATTCCTCTAGCTTTGCAAGGCGTACAATTTCGACCTTTGACAGCTAATCAATTATTGCAACGCAATATCCTCATCTATGGCTTAGGTGGAGTGATTGTGCCGTTCATCGCTATTAAGTTAATAGATATGCTGATAACGGCAGTAGGGTTAACTTAA
- the hisIE gene encoding bifunctional phosphoribosyl-AMP cyclohydrolase/phosphoribosyl-ATP diphosphatase HisIE encodes MFSTDSHSLHHAIPLEKIRYDERGLVPAIVQDYLDGAVLMMAWMSRESLQKTLETGETWFWSRSRQELWHKGATSGHIQKVQSVRYDCDSDALLIGVEQLGDIACHTGERSCFHQVDGQIVSPPGDTLSQLFEVICDRRDHPNENSYTCKLFAGGDNKILKKIGEESAEVVMACKDDELEAIASEVADLLYHTLVALAHHQVDIKAVYRRLQERRK; translated from the coding sequence ATGTTTTCTACCGATTCGCATTCACTGCACCATGCTATCCCGCTCGAGAAAATCCGCTACGATGAACGGGGTTTAGTGCCTGCAATAGTCCAAGATTATCTTGATGGTGCGGTTTTGATGATGGCTTGGATGAGTCGGGAGTCGTTACAAAAGACTTTAGAAACTGGTGAAACTTGGTTTTGGAGTCGCTCCCGTCAAGAACTGTGGCACAAGGGGGCGACTTCTGGACATATCCAAAAGGTTCAGAGTGTCCGTTATGACTGTGATAGTGATGCGCTCTTAATTGGCGTAGAACAATTAGGGGATATTGCTTGCCACACTGGTGAGCGCAGTTGCTTTCATCAAGTGGATGGGCAAATCGTGTCGCCTCCAGGAGACACTTTATCACAGTTGTTTGAGGTGATCTGCGATCGCCGTGACCACCCCAATGAAAATTCTTATACTTGCAAGTTGTTTGCAGGTGGCGATAACAAGATTTTGAAAAAGATTGGTGAAGAAAGCGCTGAGGTGGTGATGGCTTGTAAGGATGATGAACTAGAGGCGATCGCATCGGAAGTGGCAGATTTGCTCTATCATACCCTTGTGGCTCTAGCTCACCACCAAGTTGATATCAAGGCGGTGTATCGTCGGTTGCAAGAGCGCCGGAAATAA
- a CDS encoding response regulator transcription factor — protein sequence MAPAKILVVDDDPAVRNLIQRFLIKQSYQVEAAEDGKTALASFEQFNPDLVILDVNLPDVIGFNLCQEMQSRNGVFVLMLTSRTDEADKIRGFAKGADDYLTKPFGLGELEVRVAAILRRQRVVTTAEQKRLVFEKLMIDPVRREVALNNLPVPLTALEFDLLHFLASHPGRVWRRAELIQEVWDYEYVGDQRVVDVHIGQIRKKIEIDASQPALIQTVRGVGYKFECPAYPQVMEANS from the coding sequence ATGGCTCCTGCCAAGATTCTTGTAGTTGATGACGACCCTGCGGTTCGGAATTTAATCCAACGCTTTTTGATCAAGCAGAGCTATCAGGTAGAGGCGGCCGAGGATGGTAAAACAGCCTTAGCCTCATTTGAGCAGTTTAACCCCGATTTGGTGATTCTAGATGTGAATTTACCAGATGTGATTGGGTTCAACCTCTGCCAAGAGATGCAAAGTCGTAATGGTGTTTTTGTGCTGATGCTGACTAGCCGCACTGACGAAGCCGACAAGATTCGTGGCTTTGCTAAAGGTGCTGATGACTATCTCACCAAACCATTTGGACTGGGAGAACTGGAAGTCAGAGTAGCAGCTATTTTGAGGCGTCAGCGAGTTGTCACCACAGCCGAACAAAAACGCCTAGTATTTGAAAAACTGATGATTGATCCAGTACGGCGGGAAGTGGCGCTTAATAACCTACCAGTACCACTAACTGCTTTGGAATTTGATTTGTTACATTTTTTAGCCAGCCATCCAGGTCGAGTTTGGCGGCGTGCAGAACTAATTCAAGAGGTGTGGGACTATGAGTATGTGGGCGACCAGCGGGTTGTCGATGTACATATCGGTCAAATTCGTAAGAAAATTGAAATCGATGCTAGCCAGCCTGCTTTAATTCAAACTGTACGTGGTGTAGGGTACAAATTTGAGTGTCCTGCTTACCCCCAGGTAATGGAAGCCAATTCTTAA
- the kdpC gene encoding K(+)-transporting ATPase subunit C, whose product MFIIREIIRAVRITLVLWLLTAIIYPLLILVVGQVFLPAQANGSVMVNIDNQPIGSALIGQVFTSEQYFHSRPSTVRYSQGKKARPTGISGASNLAPSNPELMNRILEQANQFRDENIQATADLIYTSGSGLDPHISIKAARQQLERVARARGIPENEILPLINKYTDGRFLWLFGEPGVNVLRLNYALDLQEFNRKQN is encoded by the coding sequence ATGTTTATTATTCGAGAAATCATCAGAGCAGTTCGCATCACTCTTGTGCTTTGGTTATTAACAGCTATTATTTATCCTTTGCTGATTCTTGTTGTCGGTCAAGTTTTCTTACCCGCACAAGCAAACGGTAGTGTGATGGTGAATATTGATAATCAACCAATCGGTTCAGCCTTGATTGGTCAAGTATTCACATCTGAGCAATACTTCCACAGTCGTCCGAGTACAGTGAGATATAGTCAAGGAAAAAAAGCTAGACCAACTGGTATATCTGGTGCTAGTAACCTTGCTCCTAGTAATCCAGAATTAATGAACAGAATTTTAGAACAAGCTAATCAATTTCGAGATGAAAATATTCAAGCTACTGCTGATTTAATTTACACTTCCGGCTCTGGTTTAGACCCGCATATTTCTATTAAAGCCGCTAGACAACAGTTAGAAAGAGTAGCTCGGGCTAGAGGTATTCCCGAAAATGAAATATTACCTTTAATTAATAAATATACCGATGGGAGGTTTTTGTGGTTGTTTGGCGAACCAGGAGTAAACGTTTTGCGATTAAATTACGCTCTTGATTTACAAGAATTCAACCGCAAGCAAAATTAA
- a CDS encoding universal stress protein — MRRGKHKIFIGMAPGVGKTFRMLEEGHALKQEGIDVVVGLLETHGRKETMEKGEGLEIVPRQRILRGGLTLTEMDTDAIFKRSPQLALIDELAHTNVPGSLREKRYEDVQLILAAGIDVYSTMNIQHLESLNDLVARITGIVVRERVPDRILEDADEVVVVDVTPETLQERLIEGKIYAPEKIQQSIDNFFQRRNLIALRELALREVADNIEEDAIASSPNGEFCNIHERVLVCVSTYPNSVQLLRRGARLASYMNAPLYVVFVADPERFLTKEESLHIHTCEKLCKEFEGTFLRVTNSNVAKAIAEVAQKYHITQIVIGESQRTSFGGALLTRWQMFLKGSLTQRLVRLLKNVDLHIISSEKTSSSKR; from the coding sequence ATGCGACGGGGTAAACACAAAATCTTTATCGGTATGGCTCCTGGTGTAGGCAAAACCTTTCGGATGCTGGAAGAAGGACACGCGCTGAAACAGGAAGGTATTGATGTCGTCGTGGGGCTTTTGGAAACCCACGGACGGAAGGAAACGATGGAAAAGGGGGAGGGGTTAGAAATTGTCCCTCGTCAGCGAATTCTGCGTGGTGGTTTGACGCTGACAGAAATGGATACAGACGCGATTTTCAAGCGATCGCCCCAATTAGCGTTAATCGATGAACTCGCTCACACCAACGTCCCTGGTTCGCTGCGCGAAAAACGCTACGAAGATGTACAACTGATTTTAGCTGCAGGTATCGATGTCTACTCGACAATGAATATCCAGCACCTCGAAAGTCTCAACGATTTAGTAGCAAGAATCACAGGTATAGTTGTCAGAGAACGAGTCCCCGACAGGATTTTAGAAGACGCTGATGAGGTGGTAGTAGTTGATGTTACTCCAGAAACTCTGCAAGAACGGTTGATCGAAGGCAAAATTTATGCACCAGAAAAAATTCAACAATCCATAGATAACTTTTTTCAGCGCCGTAACCTAATTGCATTGCGGGAATTAGCATTGCGGGAAGTAGCAGACAACATTGAGGAAGATGCGATCGCATCTAGCCCGAATGGCGAATTCTGCAATATTCATGAGCGAGTTTTGGTATGTGTTTCCACTTATCCCAACTCAGTGCAGTTGTTACGCCGGGGTGCTAGGCTAGCTAGCTACATGAACGCACCGCTTTATGTTGTCTTTGTAGCCGACCCAGAACGTTTCCTCACCAAGGAAGAAAGCTTACATATCCACACTTGTGAAAAACTGTGCAAAGAATTTGAAGGTACTTTTTTGCGAGTCACCAACAGTAACGTTGCTAAAGCGATCGCTGAAGTAGCACAGAAATATCATATCACCCAAATTGTCATCGGTGAAAGCCAGCGAACCTCCTTCGGAGGCGCTTTGCTAACGCGCTGGCAAATGTTTCTTAAAGGTTCTTTAACTCAAAGATTAGTCCGTTTACTTAAAAACGTTGATCTACACATCATCAGCAGTGAAAAAACATCCTCCTCCAAACGCTGA
- a CDS encoding serine/threonine-protein kinase, translating into MSYCLNPTCPSPENLAHSQRCQSCGSKLLLSDRYQVIKPLGQGGFGATFLACDQSLPGEPSCVIKQLRPSTTAPQVLQMARELFEREAKTLGKIGNHPQVPRLLDYFEEDHQFYLIQEYISGATLQQEVKRKGNFSEAGIKQFLSEMLPVLQYIHDHKVIHRDIKPANLIRRTQDARMVLIDFGAVKNQVTQAITNQSEHTALTAYAIGTPGFAPPEQMAMRPVYASDIYALGVTCIYLLTTKSPKDLDYNPTTGEMLWEELVQISDHLKGVLRKMLEVSVRNRYQSAEEVLRGLEMEPYLESLAQGLLVKSDVNFKESARNHRGDSSILCNGSTSNPTSSGVAQVAAAIRARRAKAAEAAGLHTAKMHAGSQIAKQTTLGSTNSNGSQGQNSQVARKFDTQGLLSAYLKGRRDFAQHNLSMLNLQGADLSETNFHSAQLRKTNLQGANLHHSDFGRASLTRANLKDANLSKAYFNNADLEGVDLRGADLSYAYFSNANLRGANLCGANLMGAKISEEQLSLAKTNWLTVRPNGKRGLL; encoded by the coding sequence ATGAGCTATTGCTTAAACCCTACCTGTCCGAGTCCAGAAAATTTGGCACATAGCCAAAGGTGTCAGTCTTGTGGCTCCAAATTATTGTTGAGCGATCGCTATCAAGTAATCAAACCGCTAGGTCAGGGTGGCTTCGGCGCCACTTTCCTCGCCTGCGATCAATCCCTACCAGGAGAACCAAGCTGCGTCATCAAGCAACTTCGTCCTTCCACAACCGCACCACAGGTTTTGCAAATGGCGCGAGAACTCTTTGAGCGAGAAGCCAAAACCCTAGGTAAAATCGGTAATCATCCCCAAGTACCAAGACTACTGGACTATTTTGAAGAAGACCATCAATTTTACTTAATTCAAGAATACATCAGCGGTGCTACTCTCCAGCAAGAGGTTAAACGCAAAGGTAATTTCAGCGAAGCGGGAATCAAGCAATTTTTGAGTGAAATGCTACCTGTGCTGCAATATATCCATGACCACAAAGTGATTCATCGTGATATCAAACCAGCCAACTTAATTCGCCGCACTCAAGATGCCAGAATGGTTCTTATCGACTTTGGCGCCGTTAAAAACCAAGTCACCCAAGCAATTACAAACCAATCAGAACATACAGCATTAACTGCATACGCTATCGGTACCCCCGGTTTCGCACCTCCAGAGCAAATGGCTATGCGCCCAGTCTATGCTAGTGATATTTACGCTTTGGGAGTCACTTGTATTTATTTACTTACCACTAAGTCTCCTAAAGATTTGGACTACAATCCCACAACTGGTGAAATGTTGTGGGAGGAGCTTGTCCAAATTAGTGACCACCTCAAAGGTGTCCTGCGGAAAATGTTGGAAGTATCAGTACGCAATCGCTATCAGTCAGCTGAAGAAGTACTCAGAGGACTAGAGATGGAGCCGTATCTAGAAAGTTTAGCTCAAGGCTTACTTGTCAAATCTGACGTTAACTTCAAGGAATCGGCCCGTAACCACCGCGGTGATTCTAGTATTTTATGCAATGGTTCCACTTCTAATCCCACCAGTTCAGGAGTGGCCCAGGTAGCAGCCGCAATTCGGGCTAGACGAGCTAAAGCAGCAGAAGCCGCTGGGTTACACACAGCAAAAATGCACGCAGGAAGTCAAATCGCAAAACAAACAACTTTGGGTAGCACTAATAGTAATGGTTCACAAGGTCAAAATTCTCAAGTTGCACGTAAGTTCGATACTCAAGGTTTACTTAGTGCTTATCTTAAAGGAAGGCGAGATTTTGCTCAACACAATTTGAGTATGTTGAACTTGCAAGGTGCTGACTTATCTGAGACGAATTTCCATTCGGCACAATTACGAAAAACTAATCTCCAAGGAGCTAATCTGCATCATAGCGACTTTGGTAGAGCTAGTCTAACTCGTGCTAATCTCAAGGATGCTAATTTGAGTAAAGCTTACTTCAACAATGCAGATTTAGAAGGCGTAGACCTCCGAGGTGCTGACCTTAGCTATGCTTATTTTAGCAACGCTAATCTCCGGGGAGCTAATTTGTGCGGAGCCAATCTCATGGGGGCAAAAATATCTGAAGAACAGTTGTCATTGGCTAAAACTAATTGGCTAACGGTGCGTCCTAATGGTAAACGAGGTTTGTTGTAA
- a CDS encoding PEP-CTERM sorting domain-containing protein (PEP-CTERM proteins occur, often in large numbers, in the proteomes of bacteria that also encode an exosortase, a predicted intramembrane cysteine proteinase. The presence of a PEP-CTERM domain at a protein's C-terminus predicts cleavage within the sorting domain, followed by covalent anchoring to some some component of the (usually Gram-negative) cell surface. Many PEP-CTERM proteins exhibit an unusual sequence composition that includes large numbers of potential glycosylation sites. Expression of one such protein has been shown restore the ability of a bacterium to form floc, a type of biofilm.), with product MADEHRKLQELTTMFLKKIACIAALSVSAIASLTYAGSAHAISFKVTTGVAGPNGVTDQGAYSDFFALPGTTTIDFNSGIAPTTGFAKYSFQKNDGSSSVRSDRWAPAGANGEVNKTNYLAVFQGNDVTINLEKTLNYFGIDWGAISGGNVFSFYKDDTLIKSFSTEDVDPVAPIRAEQHYGEGNGFLHFYSDSKLDNFNKIVISQTGGGGFESDNYSFRAGTGRFDFEDPTSVPEPSVTLGMLAVGGVFLLKRKNQKLKSVRQSA from the coding sequence ATGGCTGATGAACACAGGAAATTACAGGAACTAACAACCATGTTTCTCAAGAAAATTGCTTGTATTGCGGCTTTATCCGTATCTGCGATCGCTTCATTGACCTACGCCGGCTCTGCTCATGCGATTTCCTTTAAGGTGACTACAGGGGTAGCTGGCCCTAATGGTGTCACTGACCAAGGTGCGTATTCTGACTTTTTTGCGCTTCCAGGTACAACAACTATTGACTTTAATAGCGGTATCGCACCAACTACCGGATTTGCCAAATACTCGTTTCAAAAGAATGACGGTAGCAGTAGTGTTCGCTCCGATCGGTGGGCACCTGCAGGCGCTAACGGCGAAGTTAATAAAACCAATTACTTGGCGGTTTTCCAAGGTAATGATGTCACCATTAATCTAGAAAAGACGCTCAATTATTTTGGTATTGACTGGGGTGCTATTAGCGGTGGTAACGTTTTTTCTTTCTACAAAGACGACACCTTAATTAAGTCATTCAGCACAGAGGATGTTGACCCAGTTGCACCAATTCGCGCTGAACAGCATTACGGTGAAGGTAACGGTTTTCTCCATTTCTATTCTGATAGTAAACTAGATAACTTTAACAAAATCGTCATCAGTCAAACTGGTGGTGGTGGATTTGAAAGTGATAACTACTCTTTCCGTGCGGGAACCGGACGTTTTGATTTTGAAGATCCTACATCTGTACCTGAACCTAGTGTTACTTTAGGGATGCTGGCTGTTGGTGGTGTATTTCTACTCAAGCGCAAGAACCAAAAATTAAAAAGTGTCAGACAATCTGCCTAA
- the hemL gene encoding glutamate-1-semialdehyde 2,1-aminomutase, whose product MVNTTIRTTKSQEIFAAAQNLMPGGVSSPVRAFKSVGGQPIVFDRVKGAYIWDVDGNQYIDYVGTWGPAICGHAHPEVIAALHEALEKGTSFGAPSALENVLAEMVIDAVKSIEMVRFVNSGTEACMAVLRLMRAYTNREKVIKFEGCYHGHADMFLVKAGSGVATLGLPDSPGVPKSATSSTLTAPYNDLEAVKALFEENRDEIAGVILEPVVGNAGFIPPDAGFLEGLRELTHEHGALLVFDEVMTGFRIAYGGAQQKFGITPDLTTLGKVIGGGLPVGAYGGRRDIMSMIAPAGPVYQAGTLSGNPLAMTAGIKTLELLQKPGTYEYLDQITQKLADGLLQVAQETGHAVCGGNISAMFGLFFTSGPVHNYEDAKKSDTAKFGRFHRGMLERGVYLAPSQFEAGFTSFAHTEADIEQTLAVAKEVLSSL is encoded by the coding sequence TTGGTCAATACAACGATTAGAACCACAAAATCACAAGAAATCTTCGCCGCTGCTCAAAATCTGATGCCTGGAGGAGTGAGTTCCCCAGTCCGCGCCTTCAAATCCGTTGGTGGACAACCCATCGTTTTTGACCGCGTTAAAGGTGCTTATATTTGGGATGTAGACGGCAACCAATATATTGACTACGTTGGTACATGGGGGCCTGCTATTTGCGGTCACGCCCACCCAGAAGTAATTGCAGCCCTCCACGAAGCTTTAGAAAAAGGTACCAGCTTCGGCGCACCCTCAGCACTAGAAAATGTACTGGCAGAAATGGTCATCGATGCCGTTAAGAGCATCGAAATGGTAAGATTTGTGAATTCTGGCACAGAAGCTTGTATGGCAGTATTGCGGCTAATGCGGGCTTACACCAACCGAGAAAAAGTCATCAAATTTGAAGGCTGCTACCACGGTCACGCTGACATGTTCCTCGTGAAAGCAGGTTCGGGGGTAGCCACACTCGGCTTACCCGACTCTCCTGGAGTACCTAAATCTGCAACCAGCAGCACATTAACAGCACCATACAACGACCTAGAAGCTGTCAAAGCCTTATTTGAGGAAAACCGCGACGAAATTGCTGGCGTCATCTTAGAGCCAGTTGTTGGTAATGCCGGCTTCATTCCTCCCGATGCTGGTTTTTTGGAAGGGTTACGGGAACTCACCCATGAACACGGCGCCTTGTTAGTTTTTGACGAAGTAATGACAGGCTTTCGCATCGCTTACGGTGGCGCGCAACAAAAATTTGGCATCACTCCCGATTTAACAACCTTGGGTAAAGTTATCGGTGGTGGCTTACCAGTCGGAGCCTATGGTGGTCGTCGAGATATCATGTCAATGATTGCACCAGCAGGCCCTGTTTATCAAGCTGGTACACTTTCTGGTAATCCCCTAGCGATGACAGCTGGGATTAAAACCCTGGAATTGCTGCAAAAGCCAGGTACTTACGAGTATCTTGATCAAATTACCCAAAAACTTGCAGATGGTTTATTGCAAGTTGCTCAAGAAACAGGTCACGCGGTTTGTGGCGGTAACATCAGTGCGATGTTTGGCTTATTTTTCACCTCGGGCCCAGTCCATAATTACGAAGATGCGAAAAAATCTGACACAGCCAAATTCGGACGCTTTCATCGTGGCATGTTAGAGCGTGGTGTTTACCTAGCCCCGTCTCAATTTGAAGCTGGGTTTACATCTTTTGCTCATACTGAGGCAGATATTGAGCAGACTTTAGCTGTCGCCAAAGAGGTGCTGTCTAGCCTATAA
- a CDS encoding PepSY domain-containing protein — MNTKIIRNTAFQLHRWLGLVGGVLLCIAGLTGSVLVFWHEIDEIVLGQHIHLIKYN; from the coding sequence ATGAATACAAAAATTATTCGCAACACAGCGTTTCAACTACACCGTTGGCTGGGTTTAGTAGGTGGAGTGCTGCTGTGCATTGCGGGGTTAACAGGAAGTGTGTTAGTTTTCTGGCACGAAATTGACGAAATAGTTCTAGGTCAGCATATTCATCTAATAAAATATAATTAG